From one Pecten maximus chromosome 8, xPecMax1.1, whole genome shotgun sequence genomic stretch:
- the LOC117333012 gene encoding uncharacterized protein LOC117333012 encodes MATDNVAAVVKDCMDTLKKNEGAGKLKILLGMCNRDQFIQWKDAKQMDVLHHSILCNNPEVVEYFLTHGYFVRPFEPEVNPYLHLAAHLGFRTVINLLLTHRPGDNRPSKKLTYPDDSTTARQVSEVTPLDVAAAAGHVQCIHLILNQCVIKEHPQHAKSGYLSLATLAGSLKAVNFLLSQKYDKSDIIKAVELAICGAWADILDSLLGTGVNTKDIMKGTNLYHGLYTNSSLKAFGREGYRRLPDVTSVLIKYRHDVNVKSPCNTYPLYTLLRNSLCAHDYINTQYYLACLKLLLKANANPNFDEVRHEHSMQKKGNKSIVGRPAFSSALHCLLDTVEIYASYFDSKALAVKFITQCSDVLFRFDADIHQVGRLGDQKSTLSGSVLHQYAKSSVKLGVDADVLKVFLRQGANPNIKAKGKYCINVFIDSLFVSMLAVPSHKPQPDRTVDIDNMLDLSRHMSSKAVYETHEIFLKEHGRNNADRLKCPIARIKSKLQEYSKFVAPLQRICVNYIWQRCGRNANNIHSLPIKIKYKTDILPIV; translated from the exons ATGGCGACCGACAACGTGGCCGCTGTGGTGAAAGATTGCATGGatacattaaagaaaaatgaaGGAGCCGgcaaattgaaaatattgttaGGTATGTGTAACCGTGACCAGTTTATACAATGGAAGGACGCAAAACAGATGGATGTTTTACATCATTCCATTCTCTGCAACAATCCGGAAGTGGTAGAATATTTCTTGACGCATGGGTATTTTGTGCGACCTTTTGAACCGGAAGTGAATCCTTATCTTCATCTGGCTGCACACTTAGGATTCAGAACAGTTATCAACCTTCTCCTAACTCACCGACCAGGCGACAATAGGCCATCTAAGAAACTGACGTATCCAGATGATTCGACCACAGCTAGACAAGTTTCTGAG GTCACTCCACTAGATGTCGCTGCCGCCGCTGGCCACGTACAATGTATTCATCTAATTTTAAATCAGTGTGTTATCAAGGAACATCCTCAACACGCCAAGAGTGGTTATCTGTCCCTCGCTACACTAGCTGGTTCTTTAAAGGCTGTGAACTTCCTATTGTCACAAAAGTACGACAAATCAGACATTATTAAAGCTGTCGAATTGGCTATATGTGGCGCTTGGGCAGACATTTTGGATTCTCTGCTTGGTACGGGTGTAAATACCAAAGATATCATGAAGGGCACGAATTTGTACCATGGTTTATATACCAACAGTTCTTTGAAAGCATTTGGTCGCGAAGGCTACAGACGTCTACCGGATGTGACGTCGGTTCTCATTAAATATCGTCATGATGTAAACGTAAAATCTCCATGCAACACCTATCCACTATATACGTTGCTACGCAATTCCTTGTGTGCCCATGATTATATCAACACGCAGTATTATCTGGCCTGTCTCAAGCTTCTTCTCAAAGCAAACGCGAACCCAAATTTTGATGAAGTACGACATGAACACAGCATGCAAAAGAAAGGCAACAAGTCTATTGTAGGTAGACCGGCATTTTCCAGCGCTCTTCACTGCCTTTTGGATACAGTAGAAATATACGCTTCCTATTTTGACTCCAAAGCTTTAGCTGTGAAGTTCATCACGCAATGTTCTGACGTACTCTTCCGCTTTGATGCTGATATTCACCAAGTCGGTCGTCTTGGTGACCAGAAGAGCACATTGAGTGGATCAGTTCTTCATCAATACGCAAAATCCAGTGTCAAACTAGGAGTAGACGCTGATGTACTGAAGGTCTTTCTCCGTCAAGGCGCGAATCCAAATATCAAGGCCAAGGGCAAATATTGCATCAACGTCTTCATCGACAGTCTTTTTGTCAGCATGTTGGCTGTCCCGTCACACAAGCCCCAGCCTGACAGGACAGTGGACATCGACAACATGCTTGACCTATCTCGGCACATGTCCTCTAAAGCCGTATATGAAACTCACGAGATTTTCCTTAAAGAACATGGCAGAAACAACGCAGATAGACTGAAGTGTCCAATAGCCAGGATCAAGTCAAAACTACAGGAGTATTCCAAGTTTGTAGCACCATTACAACGGATCTGTGTGAATTATATATGGCAGCGTTGTGGCAGAAATGCAAACAATATACATAGTCTaccaatcaaaatcaaatacaaaacTGACATTTTACCTATTGTTTAA